From the Kogia breviceps isolate mKogBre1 chromosome 3, mKogBre1 haplotype 1, whole genome shotgun sequence genome, one window contains:
- the THNSL1 gene encoding threonine synthase-like 1 translates to MLHLNRCQHLKQVTPKGFSSTQMKTDKHAQRFPSRTFALAELRKSRHSICSLVGDKNIILMGPPGAGKTTVGRIIGQKLGCCVIDVDDDILEKTWNMSVSEKLQDVGNEQFLEEEGKAVLNFSASGSVISLTGSNPIHDASMRHLKKNGIIVYLDVPPIDIVSRLKLMKIDRIVGQNSGTSMQDLLKFRRQYYKKWYDTRVLCENGASPEEVADKVLNAVKRYQDVDSETFISTRHTWPKGCEQKVPTKFFSEAVTEGLAPDGGLFVPEKEFPKLNCGEWKSLVGATYIERAQILLEKCIHPADIPASRLGEMIETAYGENFACSKVAPVRHLSGNQFILELFHGPTGSFKDVSLQLMPHLFAHCIPPSCNYMILVATSGDTGSAVLNGFSRLSKNDKQRIAVATFFPEDGVSDFQKAQIIGSQNENGWAVGVKSDFDFCQTSIKRIFQDSDFTGFLTVEYGTVLSSANSINWGRLLPQVVYHASAYLDLVSQGFISFGCPVDVCIPTGNFGNILAAVYAKTMGIPIRKFICASNQNHVLTDFIKTGHYDLRERKLAHTSSPAIDILKSSNLERHLHLMANKDGQLMTRLFNQLEEQHHFQIEKILVEKVQQDFVADWCSEGECLAAIHSTYNTSGYILDPHTAVAKVVADRMQDKSCPVIISSTAHYSKFAPAIMQALKIKEISQTSSGQVYLLSSYNALPPPHEALLERTKQQGKMECQVCAADVNVLKSHVEKLAQNHFI, encoded by the coding sequence ATGCTCCACTTGAACCGATGTCAGCATCTGAAACAAGTAACTCCGAAAGGCTTTTCTAGTACACAGATGAAAACGGATAAACATGCACAGCGATTTCCTTCCAGAACCTTTGCACTTGCGGAATTAAGGAAGTCACGGCACTCAATCTGCTCTCTTGTTGGAGACAAAAATATTATCCTGATGGGACCACccggtgctgggaaaacaacaGTAGGCAGAATAATCGGTCAGAAACTAGGTTGTTGTGTCATAGATGTGGATGATGATATCCTTGAAAAAACCTGGAATATGAGCGTGTCTGAAAAATTGCAGGATGTTGGTAATGAGCAATttttagaagaggaaggaaaagccGTGTTAAACTTCTCTGCATCTGGAAGTGTGATTTCCCTTACTGGGTCCAATCCAATTCATGATGCTAGCATGCGGCATCTGAAGAAAAATGGGATAATTGTTTATCTGGATGTACCTCCAATAGATATAGTTAGTCGTCTAAAGTTAATGAAAATAGATAGGATTGTAGGTCAGAATTCTGGAACATCTATGCAAGACTTACTTAAGTTTAGAAGACAGTATTATAAGAAGTGGTACGATACTCGTGTTTTATGTgaaaatggggcttccccggAGGAGGTAGCTGACAAAGTGCTGAATGCAGTTAAAAGATACCAAGATGTGGACTCGGAAACGTTCATTTCCACAAGACACACTTGGCCTAAAGGCTGTGAACAGAAGGTGCCAACAAAATTCTTCAGTGAAGCTGTGACTGAGGGGTTAGCTCCCGATGGTGGACTTTTTGTTCCTGAGAAGGAGTTTCCAAAATTAAACTGTGGGGAGTGGAAAAGCCTCGTAGGAGCAACGTACATAGaaagagcacagatactcttggaAAAATGCATACATCCTGCTGACATACCTGCTTCCAGGTTGGGAGAAATGATTGAAACTGCTTATGGGGAAAACTTTGCCTGCTCAAAAGTTGCCCCTGTCAGGCACCTGTCAGGCAACCAGTTCATCCTGGAGTTGTTCCACGGACCAACGGGATCATTTAAAGATGTGTCTTTACAGCTCATGCCCCATCTTTTTGCACACTGTATTCCACCAAGTTGTAATTACATGATACTGGTAGCCACCTCAGGAGACACCGGGAGCGCAGTCTTAAATGGCTTTAGTCGTCTTAGTAAGAATGACAAGCAAAGAATAGCGGTGGCCACATTTTTTCCTGAGGATGGAGTAAGTGATTTTCAAAAAGCACAAATAATTGGCAGTCAGAACGAAAATGGATGGGCAGTAGGTGTCAAGTCAGATTTTGATTTTTGCCAGACATCTATAAAAAGGATTTTTCAAGATTCTGATTTTACTGGCTTTCTTACTGTGGAATATGGAACAGTCTTAAGTTCAGCTAATTCCATAAACTGGGGCCGACTGCTTCCCCAGGTAGTTTATCATGCTTCTGCATACCTTGATCTCGTTAGCCAAggattcatttcttttggatgcCCAGTCGATGTGTGCATTCCCACAGGAAACTTTGGTAACATTTTAGCAGCAGTGTATGCCAAAACCATGGGAATCCCTATTCGAAAATTTATTTGTGCTTCTAATCAGAACCATGTTTTGACTGATTTTATAAAAACAGGACATTATGAtctaagggaaagaaaattagCACACACCTCTTCCCCAGCAATTGATATTCTCAAATCTTCAAACCTGGAGCGACATTTACACTTGATGGCTAATAAAGATGGACAATTAATGACAAGATTATTTAATCAATTAGAAGAGCAGCATCACTTCCAGATAGAAAAGATTCTAGTTGAGAAAGTTCAGCAGGATTTTGTAGCTGACTGGTGCTCTGAGGGAGAGTGCCTCGCAGCTATTCACTCTACCTACAATACTTCCGGGTATATTTTGGATCCACACACTGCTGTTGCAAAAGTAGTTGCCGACAGAATGCAAGATAAAAGCTGCCCAGTGATCATCTCATCTACAGCTCATTACTCAAAGTTTGCGCCTGCTATCATGCAGGCTTTAAAGATCAAGGAAATCAGTCAGACTTCATCAGGTCAGGTTTATTTACTGAGTTCATACAACGCATTACCTCCACCTCATGAGGCTTTATTAGAGAGAACAAAACAGCAAGGGAAGATGGAGTGCCAGGTCTGTGCAGCTGATGTGAATGTCCTGAAGAGTCACGTGGAAAAACTAGCACAAAATCACTTCATATAG